Proteins found in one Bacillota bacterium genomic segment:
- a CDS encoding glutamate synthase-related protein: MDYPRTNDVLGTANRGYPAESGVCTLCQADCKGRCETWMSSLRGRKLLYPRDFGKITAGSSNTNHIGVCYSNLRIQGYNYGVYGVKDNLSNNADDCIFPNVNIETSFGKKVKTKSKIPIMTGALGSTFIAQKYWSGFAVGAALVGFPIVIGENVVGVDKNSIIENGKIVKAPELDRRIDTYLRYYDGYGAIIVQMNVEDTRNGVAEYIINKYGDKVILELKWGQGAKDIGGEIQVSSLDYALFLKNRGYIVDPDPSLPEVQQAFKNGSIKTFARHSRLGYTERRNFEEVRNDFYSAIDHLRSLGYKRITLKTGSYGMEALAMAIKFASDTGLDLLTVDGSGGGTGMSPWNMMENWGVPSLHLHSKAYEYANILKAKGTDVVDMAFAGGFAREDHIFKALALGSPFTKLVCMGRALMIPGFLGANIEGVLFPERREELSGNWDSLPKSITEEFGSTPEEIFAGYFDVMKKVGADEMKNIPLGAVALWTLADKLSAGLQQLMAGARKFKLSELKRSDLFAGNRETAAETGITFMTDVNDETAKKILLD; the protein is encoded by the coding sequence ATGGATTATCCAAGAACAAATGACGTACTCGGAACCGCAAACAGAGGGTATCCGGCAGAATCAGGAGTATGCACATTGTGCCAGGCTGATTGCAAGGGAAGATGCGAAACGTGGATGTCAAGCTTAAGGGGAAGAAAACTGCTCTATCCCCGCGATTTCGGGAAGATAACCGCAGGAAGCTCTAATACTAACCATATCGGCGTTTGCTATAGTAATCTTCGCATACAAGGTTATAATTACGGCGTGTACGGCGTTAAAGATAATTTGTCAAATAATGCTGACGACTGTATATTTCCTAATGTTAATATTGAAACATCATTTGGCAAAAAAGTTAAGACAAAATCTAAAATACCGATTATGACGGGCGCGCTGGGATCAACATTTATTGCCCAGAAATATTGGTCAGGGTTTGCAGTAGGTGCGGCACTCGTAGGATTTCCTATAGTAATAGGCGAAAATGTGGTTGGAGTAGATAAAAACAGTATTATAGAAAACGGAAAAATCGTCAAAGCTCCGGAACTTGACAGAAGAATTGATACATACCTTAGATATTACGATGGATACGGCGCAATAATAGTTCAGATGAACGTTGAAGATACAAGAAACGGCGTTGCGGAATATATCATTAATAAATACGGCGACAAAGTAATACTTGAGCTTAAATGGGGACAGGGTGCAAAGGATATTGGCGGAGAAATCCAGGTTTCCAGTTTAGATTATGCTTTATTCCTTAAAAACCGCGGCTATATTGTCGATCCTGACCCGAGTTTACCCGAGGTTCAGCAGGCGTTTAAAAATGGATCGATAAAGACATTTGCCCGTCACAGCAGGCTTGGCTATACGGAACGCAGAAACTTTGAAGAGGTAAGAAACGATTTTTACTCGGCTATCGATCATCTTCGCTCGCTTGGGTATAAACGGATTACCCTTAAAACGGGTTCGTATGGCATGGAAGCACTTGCAATGGCTATTAAATTTGCAAGCGATACCGGTCTTGACCTTCTAACCGTTGACGGAAGCGGCGGAGGAACAGGCATGAGCCCGTGGAATATGATGGAGAATTGGGGCGTTCCGTCGCTGCATCTTCATTCCAAAGCTTATGAATATGCAAATATATTGAAAGCAAAAGGCACAGACGTTGTCGATATGGCTTTTGCCGGTGGATTTGCACGGGAGGATCATATATTTAAAGCGCTTGCACTTGGCTCTCCCTTTACAAAATTAGTATGCATGGGCAGAGCCCTCATGATACCGGGATTCCTAGGCGCTAATATAGAAGGCGTTTTATTCCCCGAAAGAAGAGAAGAACTGAGTGGCAATTGGGACAGCTTGCCAAAATCTATAACAGAAGAATTCGGGTCAACGCCAGAGGAAATCTTCGCCGGATATTTTGATGTAATGAAAAAAGTTGGCGCTGATGAGATGAAGAATATCCCTCTAGGTGCGGTTGCGTTATGGACCCTTGCAGATAAGCTGAGCGCAGGACTTCAGCAGCTGATGGCGGGGGCACGAAAATTTAAGTTGTCAGAGCTAAAAAGAAGCGATTTGTTTGCTGGAAACAGGGAAACGGCGGCTGAGACTGGAATAACCTTTATGACCGATGTAAACGACGAGACGGCAAAGAAAATACTGCTTGATTAA
- a CDS encoding FMN-binding protein: protein MKRKKAGLIIGIILAIILIALLCMAAFLMAGQKKIKNTDIQNISVQNMPDGVYRGSFSGYRWSNTLDVTISGGKIVDIKVVKDVKVPVSDVTDKLFNSIKEKQNIDVDAISGATVTCKAYQKAIENALKNNT from the coding sequence ATGAAAAGGAAAAAAGCAGGTTTGATAATCGGTATTATTTTGGCAATTATACTTATCGCTTTATTATGTATGGCAGCGTTTTTAATGGCAGGGCAGAAAAAAATAAAAAATACAGACATTCAAAATATCTCAGTTCAAAATATGCCGGATGGAGTATACCGCGGTTCGTTTTCGGGTTACCGCTGGTCTAATACGCTGGATGTAACAATTTCAGGCGGTAAGATTGTTGATATCAAAGTAGTGAAAGACGTCAAAGTTCCCGTTTCTGATGTTACAGATAAACTTTTTAATTCTATTAAAGAAAAACAAAATATTGATGTCGACGCGATATCAGGCGCGACAGTTACATGTAAGGCATATCAAAAAGCAATTGAAAACGCACTTAAGAATAATACATAA
- a CDS encoding ABC transporter ATP-binding protein, producing the protein MELIIDSLTKQFKNKTAVNNFSATLTENIYGLLGANGAGKTTLMRMMCDLLKPTSGEVLYNGDNIRNLGEDFRNILGYLPQDFGYYPNFSASDFMLYIASLKGIHPHKAKKLTDNLLETVNLEDVKKQKIKTFSGGMRQRLGIAQALLNDPKILILDEPTAGLDPKERVKFRNMISSISQNKIVILSTHIVSDVDYIANEILLMKNGCLIVNDKSDSIVNRIKGCVWNCIVPFERAQELNKKFMVSNFKHNEDKVELRIISDIKPLENAENVDPSLEDLYLYYFREDALE; encoded by the coding sequence ATGGAATTAATAATAGATTCACTAACAAAACAGTTTAAAAATAAAACTGCTGTTAATAATTTTTCTGCTACATTAACCGAGAACATATATGGTCTACTCGGTGCAAACGGAGCTGGCAAAACAACACTTATGCGAATGATGTGTGACTTGCTGAAGCCTACTTCTGGCGAAGTCTTATACAATGGGGATAATATAAGGAATTTAGGTGAAGATTTTAGAAATATTCTTGGATATCTTCCTCAGGATTTTGGCTATTACCCTAACTTTAGCGCGTCAGATTTTATGCTGTATATTGCAAGTTTAAAGGGTATTCACCCGCATAAAGCGAAAAAACTTACTGATAATCTTTTAGAAACAGTAAATTTAGAAGATGTCAAAAAACAGAAAATCAAAACTTTTTCAGGCGGTATGCGGCAAAGGCTTGGTATAGCCCAGGCTCTATTAAATGATCCCAAAATACTTATTCTTGATGAACCGACAGCGGGACTTGATCCAAAAGAACGTGTAAAATTTCGTAATATGATAAGCAGCATTTCCCAAAATAAAATAGTTATCTTATCAACTCATATAGTGTCTGATGTGGATTATATAGCAAATGAGATATTGCTAATGAAGAATGGCTGCCTTATTGTCAATGATAAGAGTGATTCAATAGTAAATCGTATAAAAGGATGTGTCTGGAACTGCATTGTGCCGTTTGAAAGGGCACAAGAACTAAACAAAAAGTTTATGGTCAGCAATTTTAAACATAATGAAGATAAAGTCGAACTTCGTATTATATCTGATATTAAGCCTTTAGAAAATGCTGAGAATGTCGACCCCAGCCTTGAAGATTTATATCTTTACTACTTTAGAGAGGACGCTTTAGAATGA
- a CDS encoding RNA polymerase sigma factor yields the protein MAVKIEDQLLILLIKSGNIKALHLLINKHYKNIYSYCLRKIGNNETALDITQDIFTKLLDNIDNYQFIGSFKNYLFTIAVNTCNDYYKKKKLVIVELDNTQVSDHGLSPVTVMEQKEQRNLIKCAIDNLPEEQKTVVILRFYHDMKLKDIAIVTKTPLPTVKSRLRQGILKLRQLLKAGDLFE from the coding sequence ATGGCGGTCAAAATCGAAGACCAATTACTAATCTTATTAATAAAAAGCGGAAATATTAAAGCCTTACATCTTCTTATTAATAAACATTATAAAAATATCTACAGTTATTGCCTAAGAAAGATTGGCAATAATGAAACTGCACTCGATATCACTCAGGATATTTTTACGAAACTTCTCGATAATATTGACAATTATCAATTTATCGGAAGTTTTAAAAATTATCTTTTCACAATAGCAGTTAATACCTGTAATGATTATTATAAGAAAAAAAAACTTGTAATTGTGGAGCTTGATAATACGCAGGTGTCAGATCACGGTCTGTCGCCAGTCACGGTTATGGAACAAAAAGAGCAAAGAAACCTAATAAAATGCGCAATTGACAATCTTCCGGAAGAACAAAAAACGGTGGTTATTCTTCGTTTTTATCATGATATGAAACTTAAGGATATTGCAATAGTAACAAAAACTCCTCTGCCTACTGTCAAATCCAGGCTTAGGCAAGGAATATTAAAGCTTAGACAACTATTAAAGGCAGGTGATCTTTTTGAATAG
- a CDS encoding acetyl-CoA carboxylase carboxyltransferase subunit alpha, producing the protein MSNSAWEKVKLARLSERPTALDYIEKIFSGFVELHGDRAYGDDAAVVGGVAYFHDIPVTVIAHQKGRNTKENIKRNFGMTHPEGYRKALRLMRQAEKFHRPVICFIDTPGAFCGIGAEERGQGEAIAQNLFEMSKLKTPIMSVVIGEGGSGGALAFGVADRVYMLENSIYSILSPEGFASILWKDGSRAEEASEIMKITADDLSELGVIDGIISEPCGGAHLDVEVTAKAIDDILLQGLIELNSVNCNDLLNNRYNKFGNIR; encoded by the coding sequence ATGTCAAACAGCGCTTGGGAGAAGGTCAAACTTGCAAGGCTTTCTGAACGGCCGACAGCGTTAGATTATATTGAGAAAATATTCAGCGGTTTTGTTGAACTGCACGGGGATCGCGCATACGGCGACGATGCGGCTGTTGTGGGCGGGGTCGCATATTTCCACGATATCCCCGTTACAGTGATTGCCCATCAAAAAGGAAGAAATACAAAAGAAAATATTAAACGCAATTTTGGAATGACCCATCCGGAAGGCTACCGAAAGGCCCTCCGCTTAATGAGGCAGGCCGAAAAATTTCACCGCCCGGTAATTTGCTTTATTGATACGCCTGGTGCATTTTGCGGAATCGGCGCCGAAGAAAGGGGTCAGGGTGAGGCAATAGCGCAGAACCTTTTTGAAATGTCAAAACTTAAAACACCCATTATGTCTGTCGTGATAGGCGAGGGCGGCAGCGGCGGCGCTTTGGCATTCGGTGTTGCGGACAGGGTTTATATGCTTGAAAATTCTATATACTCTATTTTATCGCCTGAGGGTTTTGCAAGCATTCTATGGAAAGACGGCAGCCGTGCAGAAGAAGCATCAGAAATTATGAAAATTACTGCTGACGACCTGAGTGAACTTGGCGTTATTGACGGCATCATTTCTGAGCCCTGTGGCGGCGCCCATCTTGATGTTGAAGTAACAGCAAAGGCAATCGATGATATACTCTTACAAGGATTAATCGAGTTAAATAGTGTCAACTGCAACGATTTATTAAACAATAGGTACAACAAGTTTGGAAATATACGTTAA
- the accD gene encoding acetyl-CoA carboxylase, carboxyltransferase subunit beta — protein MIHGLFKKTKYVTSDLSKTSGARPSVPDGMWVKCSSCGEALYGKDVEKHLKICPHCGAHFRLTANERISLICDKFEEINSDFVGEDPLSFPGYKDKLKKLREETSINEAVVTGIACINGQICMLGVMDSSFLMGSMGSAVGEKLTCLIEQATINKKPVVIFTASGGARMQEGIISLMQMAKVSAALARHHEAGLFYLTVLTDPTTGGVTASFAMLGDIILAEPGALIGFAGPRVIADTIRQKLPDGFQRAEFLLEHGFVDAVVSRDKLKDAISQLLAIHAFPFENNRGESLIGE, from the coding sequence ATGATACACGGGTTATTTAAAAAAACCAAATATGTAACATCCGACCTTAGCAAGACCTCAGGAGCTCGCCCAAGCGTACCGGACGGCATGTGGGTCAAGTGCTCAAGCTGCGGTGAGGCACTTTACGGCAAGGATGTCGAGAAGCATCTCAAAATATGCCCACATTGCGGGGCTCATTTTAGACTAACTGCAAACGAACGAATTTCTCTTATCTGTGACAAATTCGAAGAAATTAATTCGGATTTTGTAGGGGAGGACCCGCTGTCTTTTCCGGGATATAAAGATAAACTTAAAAAATTACGTGAAGAAACATCTATAAATGAAGCAGTTGTGACAGGAATCGCTTGTATTAATGGTCAAATTTGTATGCTGGGCGTTATGGATAGCAGCTTTCTCATGGGCAGTATGGGCTCTGCTGTTGGGGAAAAACTTACATGTCTAATCGAACAGGCTACTATAAATAAAAAGCCTGTAGTCATTTTTACCGCTTCAGGAGGCGCCAGGATGCAGGAGGGGATCATATCCCTTATGCAGATGGCAAAAGTCAGCGCTGCACTCGCGCGCCATCATGAAGCAGGTCTTTTTTATCTCACTGTATTAACTGATCCCACCACAGGGGGAGTTACTGCAAGCTTTGCGATGCTTGGCGATATAATTCTCGCCGAACCCGGTGCGCTTATTGGATTTGCCGGCCCGCGCGTTATCGCCGATACCATCCGCCAAAAGCTGCCGGACGGATTTCAGCGAGCGGAATTTCTGCTTGAACACGGCTTTGTTGATGCGGTTGTTTCCCGTGATAAACTTAAAGATGCCATATCACAGCTTCTTGCCATTCATGCTTTTCCGTTTGAAAACAATAGGGGGGAGAGCTTAATTGGAGAGTAA
- a CDS encoding acetyl-CoA carboxylase biotin carboxylase subunit produces MFKKILIANRGEIAVRIIRACREMGIETVAVYSDADREALHAELADEAVCIGPGPSKDSYLNIQNILSAALLTGAEAIHPGYGFLSEKSTFAQMCSECNIVFIGPKASMIEAMGNKDSARRTMMSAGVPVVPGTEHPPEDEDAALIEAGHIGFPVMIKASAGGGGRGMRIARSEEDFKKAYPAAKAEARNAFGDDTMYIEKLVENARHIEFQILADNFGNTVYLGERDCSIQRRNQKLLEESPSPAMSDTLRRKMGEAAVNAARAVGYQNAGTVEFLLDKNNNYYFMEMNTRIQVEHPVTEMATGIDLLKEQIRIAAGERLNLRQADININGHTIECRINAEDPENGFCPSPGTIETLHIPGGPGIRVDSAIYQGLKVPPYYDSMLAKLIVHGKDRNEAIVKMLSALGEFIIEGVKTNIDFESSILRHPQFLEGKFTTAFIAEHFSK; encoded by the coding sequence GTGTTTAAGAAAATACTTATTGCCAACCGTGGCGAAATTGCTGTCCGTATCATACGCGCCTGCCGTGAAATGGGCATCGAAACCGTTGCCGTCTATTCCGACGCAGACAGAGAAGCTCTTCATGCCGAGCTTGCCGATGAGGCTGTATGTATTGGACCCGGTCCATCAAAGGACAGCTATCTCAATATACAAAACATACTCAGCGCGGCTCTGCTCACAGGCGCCGAGGCAATACACCCCGGATATGGCTTTTTGTCAGAGAAAAGCACATTTGCTCAGATGTGCTCCGAATGCAATATCGTATTTATCGGCCCAAAAGCATCAATGATCGAGGCTATGGGCAACAAGGACAGTGCACGCAGAACAATGATGTCTGCGGGCGTTCCGGTAGTGCCAGGAACAGAGCATCCCCCCGAAGATGAAGATGCCGCATTGATTGAAGCTGGACATATCGGCTTTCCTGTAATGATTAAGGCATCCGCTGGCGGGGGCGGGCGAGGAATGCGCATAGCCAGAAGTGAAGAGGATTTTAAAAAAGCATATCCGGCGGCAAAAGCGGAGGCTAGAAATGCTTTTGGCGACGACACCATGTATATTGAAAAGCTGGTGGAAAACGCACGACATATAGAATTTCAGATTTTAGCCGATAATTTTGGGAATACAGTATACTTAGGCGAACGTGACTGTTCGATACAGCGGCGAAATCAAAAGCTGCTTGAAGAATCGCCCTCGCCCGCTATGTCTGATACCCTGCGCCGTAAGATGGGTGAAGCCGCAGTAAATGCCGCCCGAGCAGTGGGTTATCAAAATGCAGGAACGGTTGAATTTTTACTTGATAAAAACAATAACTATTATTTCATGGAAATGAACACGCGAATACAGGTCGAACATCCGGTCACCGAAATGGCGACAGGCATCGATCTATTAAAAGAGCAAATAAGGATTGCCGCAGGAGAAAGACTTAATTTGCGGCAGGCTGATATAAATATAAACGGACATACGATTGAATGCCGGATAAATGCAGAAGACCCGGAAAACGGCTTCTGTCCGTCGCCCGGGACGATCGAAACACTCCACATTCCCGGCGGCCCAGGCATTAGAGTTGATAGCGCTATATATCAGGGCTTAAAAGTGCCCCCCTACTACGATTCTATGCTTGCCAAACTGATAGTACACGGCAAGGACAGAAACGAAGCCATAGTCAAAATGCTCAGCGCGCTTGGCGAGTTTATCATCGAAGGAGTGAAGACCAATATAGATTTTGAATCTTCAATCCTTCGCCACCCCCAGTTTTTAGAGGGGAAATTCACGACAGCTTTTATAGCCGAGCATTTCTCAAAATAA
- the fabZ gene encoding 3-hydroxyacyl-ACP dehydratase FabZ yields MLNTQQIQEIIPHRYPFLLVDVIDELEPGVRAIGRKNVTVNEQYFCGHFPGEPVMPGVLIVEALAQVGAVAILSLEKNKGKIAYFGGINKARFRRKVFPGDVLSLSIEIVKIKGPVGIGNAVARVGNEVAAEAELMFAIGQ; encoded by the coding sequence ATGTTAAACACTCAGCAGATTCAAGAAATCATTCCCCACCGTTATCCGTTTCTCCTCGTTGATGTAATCGACGAACTAGAGCCGGGAGTCAGGGCAATTGGAAGAAAAAATGTGACCGTAAACGAGCAGTATTTCTGCGGTCATTTCCCGGGAGAGCCGGTTATGCCCGGAGTCCTTATAGTGGAAGCGCTTGCACAAGTCGGCGCCGTTGCAATTCTAAGTTTGGAAAAAAACAAAGGTAAAATAGCATATTTTGGGGGAATCAATAAAGCCCGTTTCAGACGCAAAGTTTTTCCGGGAGACGTTTTGTCACTCTCTATCGAGATTGTAAAAATAAAAGGGCCCGTAGGAATTGGAAACGCGGTTGCGCGTGTAGGTAACGAGGTTGCAGCCGAAGCTGAACTCATGTTTGCGATTGGGCAGTAA
- the accB gene encoding acetyl-CoA carboxylase biotin carboxyl carrier protein, with translation MDFSFVQDIMKNFNSMNIQNLELETNEFKLKLQKQDVVQNYTVESKNSSLPCSVKPQETEDLISVTSPIVGTFYSAPSPDVEPFISVGDTVKKGSRLCIIEAMKLMNEIEAEQDGIVTEICIQNGEMVEFGEVLIRLKPLSK, from the coding sequence ATGGACTTTTCATTCGTACAAGATATAATGAAGAACTTCAACAGCATGAATATACAAAATCTTGAGCTTGAAACAAATGAGTTCAAGTTAAAGCTGCAAAAACAGGATGTTGTACAGAATTACACAGTTGAAAGTAAAAACTCAAGTCTTCCATGCTCTGTTAAACCACAGGAAACAGAAGATTTGATTAGTGTTACCTCTCCTATCGTAGGAACTTTTTACTCCGCTCCCTCACCCGACGTAGAACCGTTTATCAGCGTAGGTGACACTGTTAAAAAGGGAAGCCGTCTCTGCATCATTGAGGCAATGAAACTGATGAACGAGATCGAGGCCGAACAGGACGGTATTGTAACTGAAATTTGTATTCAAAACGGCGAGATGGTTGAGTTCGGCGAAGTTTTAATCCGTCTTAAACCATTATCGAAGTAA
- the fabF gene encoding beta-ketoacyl-ACP synthase II has product MSNRVVITGMGVISPIGNTLDEFWQNMKSGKCGISEISGFDTEGFSVTLAAEVKDFEPELYMEKKEARRMDRFAQFAIAASKQAVLDAKLDMNAEDPTRISVVIGSGIGGLATIEKEHTALITKGPRRVSPMMIPMIITNMAAGNVAIALGAKGMCTNVVTACATGTNAIGDAFRHIKNGLADVAVAGGSESSITPLGVAGFASLTALSTSTDPKRASIPFDKERNGFVMGEGAGIVILESLEHAKKRGAHIYAEVTGYGATCDAYHITSPSPDGSGGANAMLLAIEEAGISPKDISYINAHGTSTQVNDKFETVAVKSVFGEDAKRIPMSSTKSMTGHLLGAAGAVEAIACVKAIEDDFVPATIGLNVPDPECDLDYVPNAGREMHLEYTLTNSLGFGGHNASLIIKRYID; this is encoded by the coding sequence ATGAGTAACAGGGTTGTAATTACAGGAATGGGAGTGATCTCTCCCATTGGAAATACACTCGATGAATTTTGGCAGAATATGAAATCAGGCAAATGCGGAATATCTGAAATATCGGGATTTGATACAGAAGGATTTTCTGTTACCCTGGCTGCCGAAGTCAAAGATTTTGAGCCTGAATTATATATGGAAAAAAAGGAAGCTCGCAGAATGGATCGTTTTGCGCAGTTTGCGATAGCAGCTTCAAAACAGGCTGTCTTAGATGCAAAACTTGACATGAACGCAGAAGATCCTACCAGGATTTCAGTAGTTATAGGTTCAGGAATCGGTGGGCTTGCGACAATTGAAAAAGAGCATACCGCTCTTATAACCAAAGGTCCGAGACGTGTTTCACCGATGATGATCCCGATGATAATTACCAATATGGCCGCAGGGAATGTGGCTATTGCGCTTGGTGCAAAAGGCATGTGTACAAACGTCGTAACTGCCTGCGCTACAGGTACAAACGCAATCGGCGACGCGTTCAGGCATATAAAAAACGGGCTTGCCGACGTTGCTGTGGCTGGAGGCTCAGAAAGCTCGATAACTCCGCTTGGTGTCGCGGGTTTTGCTTCACTCACAGCTCTTTCAACAAGCACTGATCCTAAACGCGCCTCCATCCCTTTTGATAAAGAGAGAAACGGTTTTGTCATGGGAGAAGGCGCCGGTATAGTAATATTAGAGTCGCTGGAACATGCAAAAAAACGCGGCGCACATATCTACGCAGAGGTTACCGGATACGGCGCAACATGTGACGCCTATCATATAACTTCTCCTTCACCTGACGGAAGCGGTGGGGCAAACGCAATGCTTCTCGCTATTGAAGAAGCAGGCATCAGCCCTAAAGATATTTCTTACATCAACGCTCACGGCACCTCAACGCAGGTAAATGATAAATTTGAAACCGTTGCTGTGAAGTCTGTATTTGGTGAAGATGCTAAAAGGATTCCGATGAGCTCAACCAAATCAATGACAGGGCACCTTCTCGGCGCAGCGGGAGCGGTTGAAGCTATAGCTTGCGTTAAAGCGATTGAAGATGACTTTGTTCCCGCAACTATTGGTTTGAATGTGCCTGACCCTGAATGTGACCTTGATTACGTGCCGAATGCAGGCAGGGAAATGCATCTCGAATATACTCTCACAAATTCACTTGGCTTCGGCGGGCATAATGCAAGCCTTATCATCAAGCGTTATATTGATTAA
- the fabG gene encoding 3-oxoacyl-[acyl-carrier-protein] reductase, whose amino-acid sequence MLTGKTAIVTGAGRGIGRAIALRLAKNGAQIVINYNNSAEAAERLKEEIEINGGKACIIKADVSCFDEAEKLIAQTVSMFKTIDILVNNAGITKDGLIMRMTEADFDKVISVNLKGAFNCIRHAANVMIKQRSGRIINISSVSGLMGNIGQINYASAKAGILGLTKTAARELAGRGITVNAVAPGFIETDMTGVLSDKVKEAALSNIPLKRFGMPDEIASAVCFLSSPDASYITGQVLSVDGGMHM is encoded by the coding sequence ATGCTGACTGGTAAAACCGCAATAGTAACGGGTGCCGGGCGCGGAATAGGCCGTGCGATAGCGCTGAGACTTGCGAAAAACGGCGCGCAGATCGTAATAAATTATAATAACAGTGCCGAAGCGGCTGAACGTTTAAAAGAAGAAATCGAAATAAACGGCGGCAAAGCCTGTATTATAAAAGCAGATGTTAGCTGTTTTGATGAGGCTGAAAAACTTATAGCCCAAACCGTTTCAATGTTTAAAACAATCGACATTCTTGTCAATAACGCAGGCATTACCAAAGACGGACTTATCATGCGAATGACGGAAGCAGATTTCGATAAGGTGATCTCAGTCAATCTCAAAGGCGCCTTCAACTGCATCAGACATGCCGCTAATGTTATGATAAAACAGAGAAGCGGCAGAATAATCAATATTTCTTCAGTGTCGGGTCTAATGGGCAATATAGGTCAGATAAATTATGCATCCGCAAAAGCAGGAATACTTGGTCTTACAAAAACCGCGGCAAGAGAGCTTGCGGGAAGAGGGATAACCGTCAATGCTGTCGCCCCGGGCTTTATTGAAACAGATATGACCGGCGTTTTATCTGATAAAGTCAAAGAAGCCGCGCTTTCAAATATTCCCCTTAAACGTTTTGGAATGCCGGATGAGATCGCAAGTGCAGTTTGCTTTCTTTCCTCGCCGGATGCTTCGTATATTACAGGTCAGGTGCTGTCCGTCGACGGCGGCATGCACATGTAA
- the fabD gene encoding ACP S-malonyltransferase: MGKTAFLFSGQGAQYVGMGRELYENYPAAKEIFDKADELLHFPLSALCFDGPESNLSETENTQPGIYTVSIAALRVLESLGITAQATAGLSLGEYAALTASSALKFEDAVALVKIRGHLMQEAVPADIGGMAAVLGLSEKQVAEACEKASAKGIVEISNLNCPGQIVIGGEKDAVNEASNIAAELGAVRVIALNVSAPFHTSMLKPAAENLESYLNKIKFDNPKIPVVSSVTAKYIADTSEIKPLLTRQVMSTVKWEGCIRLLFADGFDTFVEIGPGKVLSGFVKKIDRSATVCNVEDIKSLRKTLEILG, encoded by the coding sequence TTGGGAAAAACGGCATTTTTATTTTCGGGACAGGGTGCTCAGTATGTTGGCATGGGACGCGAATTATACGAAAACTATCCTGCCGCTAAAGAGATATTCGATAAAGCAGACGAACTTCTACATTTCCCACTTTCAGCTCTTTGCTTTGATGGACCTGAAAGCAATCTTTCTGAAACAGAGAATACGCAGCCGGGAATTTATACAGTAAGCATTGCGGCACTTCGAGTTTTAGAAAGCCTTGGCATTACAGCACAAGCGACAGCAGGGCTAAGCCTTGGCGAATATGCTGCGCTAACAGCCTCGTCAGCTTTAAAATTTGAAGATGCAGTAGCTCTTGTTAAAATAAGAGGCCACCTGATGCAGGAGGCTGTTCCGGCAGATATCGGAGGAATGGCGGCAGTATTAGGACTTTCGGAAAAACAGGTTGCAGAAGCTTGCGAAAAAGCTTCTGCAAAAGGCATAGTCGAAATCTCTAATTTAAACTGTCCCGGTCAGATCGTTATCGGCGGTGAGAAAGATGCTGTTAACGAAGCTTCCAATATTGCCGCAGAGCTTGGTGCCGTAAGGGTTATAGCTTTAAATGTAAGCGCGCCCTTTCACACCTCAATGTTAAAGCCTGCGGCAGAAAATCTCGAGTCATACCTTAATAAGATAAAATTTGACAATCCCAAAATTCCTGTCGTCAGCAGTGTTACTGCAAAATATATAGCGGATACATCCGAAATCAAGCCCCTGCTTACAAGACAGGTAATGAGTACCGTAAAATGGGAAGGCTGCATCCGTTTGCTTTTTGCCGATGGTTTTGACACTTTTGTGGAAATCGGCCCGGGTAAAGTTTTATCTGGCTTTGTTAAAAAAATCGATCGGTCTGCAACAGTATGCAATGTTGAAGATATTAAATCACTTCGAAAAACTTTAGAAATATTGGGGTAA